In Salvelinus namaycush isolate Seneca unplaced genomic scaffold, SaNama_1.0 Scaffold1153, whole genome shotgun sequence, the genomic window TCAGTAGGCCAGGGCTACATTTTCTCTCTCCTCAGCAGCAGGAGCACGTGACGTCAGCAGCCAGAACCAGTTTCAGCTGGACAAAAAGCTATGTTTTATTGTGTTGCAATTGGCTGACACAGATAAGAAGCTCACGCAGTTCTCTGGACTGGTCCAATCGGGTCCAGTCCGTAAAATTGCACATACCCCAAGACTCGTAGAAATTATATCAGACCTGACCCAGATCCAAGACAAAAGTCCGAATTTGGGACCCGGATCCCGGGTCGGATCTCTGAATTTCCAGGTCTGTTGGACCCGTGCAGACCTCGAGCACCAACTCCTCAACAGCCATGCTAGCCCAATGACGGCATGTACAAGCGACTAGCTAGCATGTACAGCATTCACAAATCAATGACTGAAATGAATACATATCACGGTGGGAGACCATTACAAAACACTGTCAGTGACCATATTAACACATTAGAAGTGTTTtaacatataaactcagcaaaaaaaagaaacgccccttattcaggaccctgtctttcaaagataataaGTAAAAagccaaataacttcacagatcttcattgtaaagggtttaaacactgtttcccatgcttgttcaatgaaccataaacaattaatgaacatgcacctgtggaacggtcgttaagacactaacagcttacagacggtaggcaattaaggtcacagttttgAAAACTTAGTACACTAAAgatgcctttctactgactctgaaaaacaccaaaagaaaaatgcccagggtacctgctcatctgcgtgaacgtggcttaggcatgctgcaaggaggcatgaggactgcagatgtggccagtgcagtaaattgccatgtccgtactgtgagacaactaagacagcgctacagggagacaggaaggacagctgatcgtcctcgcagtggcagaccacgtgtaacaacacctgcacaggatcggtacatccgaacatcacacctgcgggacaggtacaggatggcaacaactgcctgagttacaccaggaacgcacaatcgctccatcagtgctcagactgtccgcaataagctgagagaggctggactgagggcttgtaggcctgttgtaaggcaggtcctcaccagacatcaccggcaacaacatcgcctatgggcacaaacccaccgtcgctggaccagacaggactggcaaaaagtgctcttcgctGACGAGTCGCgcttttgtctcaccaggggtgaggtcagatttgcgtttatcgtcgaaggaatgagcgttaaaccgaggcctgtactctggagcgggatcgaggtggagggtccgtcatggtctggggcggtgtgtcacagcatcatcccagccaatctcaatgctgtgcgttacagggaagacatcctcctccctcatgttgtacccttcctggaggctcatcctgacatgaccctccagcatgagtTTAGGATTATGATTTTCATGGGAAGATTTTGCAGTAACTTACCTCTTCCACATGGGTACAGTAGACAGGGAAGAGGTAAGGGGGGACAGGATGTTTATGAGGGGGAATGCAGAAGGAGAAGGAAGTGTGTAACATTAAACAGGGCACTGACAACAACATGAATGTACACTGACATCAGGCATGGAACTATTCAGATTCTGGAACTATTCAGATTCTGGAACTATTCAGATTCTGGAACGTTCAATACATTTTATATTCAACCAAAATATCTACTAATACGTTTTCTTTCTGATACCAAAATGGCTCTAATAAACCTGTTTGaattcagatgtgtccatgttgTCTACCTGATGGCATTGATGCAGAAAATCACCTTTTCAAAATCAAACttctaccacagcgaccatgttatttttgtgaATTACAATGTTTTTATGCGAAAATGACAAATATGGATACATcccgaactcacttcactcgcgCTAATCGGTGTGTACGCAGAATAAGGTCCTAATAATTATCAATATTACCTTAgaccggggcggcaggtagcctagtggttagagcgttcggccagtaaccgaaaggtttctagatcgaatccccgagctgacaagttaaacatctgtcgttctgcccctgaacaaggcagttaacccactgttcctaggccgtcattgtaagtaagaatttgttcttaactgacttgcctagttaaataaaggttaaataaaggttaaataaatagactgctgcgccactcggtaggCCCGAAataccaggtgttttaatcggcgTAGATTAGTTGATTAATTTCCTGgcagggctgtgggacagtggagattagttgatgaattgcctggctgggctgtgggacagtgtaGATTAGTTGATTAATttcctggctgggctgtgggacagtggagattagtttataaattgcctggctgggctgtgggacagtggagattagttgatgaattgcctggctgggctgtgggacagtggatgtGTAGGAATGATTCAAATGGAACTGTTAACACCCATTACCCGGGTAGTATTGTGACTAACTAACGGCTATTAACCAATCGGCATCCAGGATCCAAATGTAAAGTTTAATAATGAGGGATCTAGtaatcaaatcagattttatttgtcacatgtgccaaaatATAACAGGAATACATCAAGGCCTTAAACAACAATGccattttaagaaaaataagagttaagtaACAAATCGATGAATAAAAATAACTaacaattaaagagcagcagtagactgctgtggcagaaacattatgtaccaaataagttacaaataacgtgaaaaaacacacaatagcacaattgattaagagcctgtaaaacggcagccatctcctcctgtGCCACTATATTTTACATCAGGGTAatggattaaacctcataggaagagcAGATTGCATTCatgtctctctgtttaactaaatactctgtctttggcaggagagagaccagactctcactctgacagagggaagaagagtccttcaggggaaccagacccagatgCGCCCAAACCAGTGAGAcgacaccactgctcccagtgtaatTTGAGTTTTAAGTTTTTATGGAAACTGAAacagcatgagaggacacacataGGGGAGAAGccacaccactgctcccagtgtggaaagagttttaccctgttagggaacctgaaaaagcataaaggaatacacacaggagaaaagcctttccaatgttcccagtgtggaaagagattttcaCGATCACAGGAACTAAAATCACATGAGATGAAACACACAGGGGATAGACcacaccactgctcccattgtggaaagagttttacccagttagggagcctgaacaaacataagagaatacacacaggagaaaagccttaccactgctcccagtgtggaaagagttttatacagttagggaacctgaacaACCATAATATAATACACACAGAAGAAAAGCCATTCCAATGTTTCTACTGTGGAAAGAGATTTTCAAGATCACAGGACCTAAAATCACATGAGAtgatacacacaggggagaagccacaccactgctcccattgtgcaaagagttttacccagttaggaAGCCTGAACAAACATAAGAAGAGAATACACTCTGGAGAGAAATCTTAACATactttcccagtcagaggacctgcaATCACATGacagaatagagaggctgtgttctgacttatgtTTTTGAGGTTGTTTTTAAATGAAATGTTGATATGAAAAATATGATTTGGATATTTTAAAATTCCAATTATAAAATAGATTTAGTAGAATGTGCATTTCTTGATTTTAACCTAGAAATGTTATGAATTTAAGTTGTTGTGTTTCATTGAGTTCTTCACGCTAAAGGTGTATGAACAATTTGATGATGTCGTTCTGATAACGTTGACAATTTTTTGACACTCGCTTCCTCATGAATGTTCCCATTAGTATTATTCCACCATGTCAGAGAAAACACAGGTGCTGCATTTGATTAATGGAACATATTGTTGTCTGAATATAAATATAATGTGGAACGGCACTAGTGGacattcattatatacatctgtgtattgtgtattgtcattatatacatctgtgtattgtgtattgtcattatatacatctgtgtattgtgtattgtcaTTATATACATCTGTGTATTGTCATTATATACATCTGTGTATTGTCATTATATACATCTGTGTATTGTCATTATATACATCTGTGTATTGTCATTATATACATCTGTATATTGTGTATTGTCATTATATACATCTGTGTATTGTGTAATGTCATTATATACATCTGTGTATTGTCATTATATACAtctgtgtattgtgtattgtcattatatacatctgtgtattgtgtattgtcattatatacatctgtgtattgtgtattgtcattatatacatctgtgtattgtgtattgtcattatatacatctgtgtattgtgtattgtcaTTATATACATCTGTATATTGTGTATTGTCATTATATACAtctgtgtattgtgtattgtcattatatacatctgtgtattgtgtattgttacagacagtggggagaacaagtatttgatacactgccgattttgcaggttttcctatttACATAAATGACCATTATATACCTATGTGCTTATtttatataatataaatataatgtGGACATTCATTATATACATTATAGACATTATAGACCTGGGTGCTTATTTCTTTTAAATTATATATGTTTGTTAGACTGAATGAACCAGAAATTGCCTAATGTGCAGAGGTGTAGTAGATGTTAAGTTTGTTTTCAATTCTAACTCATTAAAAATGTTTcactcatcaatcaacacatgcttctctttatacatctcactgcttcttgacacacttaacccggaagccagccacaccaatgtgtcttAGGAAACACCGTACACACAGCATCTAAAAtcacatgagaggacacacacgtGGGAGAAACCATACCACTGCTTCCAATGGGGTACCGggacatagtcaatgtggagactatatacagggggtaccgggacataggcaatgtggaggctatatacagggggtaccgggacataggcaatgtggaggctatatacagggggtaccgggacatagtcaatgtggagactatatacagggggcactggtacagagtcaatgtggagactatatacagggggtaccgggacaTAATCAATGTGGAtactatttacagggggtaccgggacagagtcaatgtggagactatatacagggggtaccgggacatagtcaatgtggatactatatacagggggtactggtacatagtcaatgtggagactatatacagggggtaccgggacatagtcaatgtggaggctatatacagggggtactggtacagagtcaatgtggaggctatatacagggggtactggtacagagtcaatgtggaggctatatacaggaggtaccggtacagagtcaatgtggagactatatacagggggtaccaggacatagtcaatgtggatactatatacagggggtactggtacagagtcaatgtggaggctttatacagggggtactggtacagagtcaatgtggaggctttatacagggggtactggtacagagtcaatgtggaggctttatacagggggtaccgggacatagtcaatgtggagactatatacagggggtactggtacagagtcaatgtggaggctatatacagggggtaccgggacagagtcaatgtggaggctatatacaggggtactggtacagagtcaatgtggaggctatatacagggggtaccgggacagagtcaatgtggagactatatgcagggggtactggtacagagtcaatgtggagactatatgcagggggtactggtacagagtcaatgtggaggctatatacaggaggtaccggtacagagtcaatgtggaggctatatacagggggtaccagtacagagtcaatgtggaggctatatacagggggtaccagtacagagtcaatgtggaggctatatacaggtggtaccggtacagagtcaatgtggaggctatatacaggtggtacagagtcaatgtggaggctatatacagggggtaccggtacagagtcaatgtggaggctatatacaggtggtaccggtacagagtcaatgtggaggctatatacaggggggtgccggtacagagtcaatgtggaggctatatgcaggaggtaccggtacagagtcaatgtggaggctatatgcaggaggtaccggtacagagtcaatgtggaggctatatgcagggggtaccggtacagagtcaatgtggaggctatatacagggggtaccggtacagagtcaatgtggaggctatatgcagggggtactgggacagagtcaatgtgcggcggcaccggttagtcgaggtaattgaggtaatatgtacatgtaggtagagttgttAAAGTGATGATAGCAGAAAGTAGCAGCGATGTaaaaggggggcaatgcaaatagtctgggtagccatttgattagatattcaggagtcttatggcttgggggtagaagctgtttagaagcctcttagacctagacttggtgctccggtaccgtttgccgtgtggaagcagagagaacagtctatgattagggtgACTCTGAAAAATTTTAGAGCCTTCCCCTGACACCGcccggtatagaggtcctggatggcaggaagcttggccccagttatgtactgtgctgtacgcactaccctgtgtagtgccttgcggttggaggccgagcagttgccataccaggcagtgatgcaacccgtcaggatgctctcaatggtacagctgtagaaccttttgaggatctgaggacccatgccaaatcttttcagtctcctgagggggaataggttttgttgtgccctcttcacgactgtcttggtgtgcttggaccatgttagtttgttggtgatgtggacgccaaggaacttgaagctctcaacctgctccactaaagccctgttgatgagaatggggacgttttcagtcctctttttcctgtagtccacaatcatctcctttgtcttgatcacgttgagggagaggttgttgtccttgcaccacacggtcaggtctctgaccccctccctataggctgtctcgtcgttgtcgatgatcaggcctaccactgttgtgtcatcagcaaacttaattatggtgttggagttgtgtctGGCCGTGCAGGCATGagtgaacaggtagtacaggaggggactgagcacgcacccctgatgggcccccatgttgaggatcagcgtggaggatgtgttgttacctacccttcccacctgggggtggcccgtcaggaagtccaggatccagttgcagagggaggtgtttagtcccagggtcctgagcttattgatgagctttgagggcactatggttttgaatgagtagtcaatgaatagcattctcacatagttgttccttttgttcaggtatgaaagggcaatgtggagtgcaatagagattgcatcatctatggatctgctggggaggtatgcaaattggagtgggtctagggtttcttggataatggtgttgatgtcagCCAAGACCatactttcaaagcatttcatggcagCAGACATGAGTgatacgggtcagtagtcatttaggcaggttaccttaatgttcttggatacagggactatggtggtctgcttgaaacatgttggtattacagactcagtcagggactggttgaaaatgtcagtgaagacacttgccagttgatcagcgcatgcttagtgtacacgtcctggtaacccgtctagccctgcggccttgtgaatgttgacctgtttaacttcttgggatagggggcggtattttgacgttcggatgaaaagcgtgcccaaagtaaactgcctgctactcaggcccagaacctAGGATATGCacataattggtagatttggatagaaaacactctaaagtttctaaaactgttacaataatgtctgtgagtataacagaactgatatggcaggcaaaaaccagaggacAAATCATCTCCCCCAAAAAATGTCAtcctaccactgatttcaatggctggctcttttataatagggcgaaatcgtgctcgattgcagttcctagggcttccactagatgtcaacagtctttagaaagagtttcaggctggttttttgAAAACTTTGCCAGAACTTtttgtttttctaggtggctcccattttggctgtttCCAAGCGCGTGCATAAGAGCGCATTCTCTGGTATTTTTCTCGGGTAAAGacaacgattctccgtcttaaattttatcgtttatttgcgtatcagggtacctaaggtttgattataaacgttgattgacttgtttggataagtttattggtaacgtttgggatccattttgtatgcattttgaaggaaggAAACCAAGTGGATTATTAACTGAAGcgtgccagctaaactgagtttttatggatataaagaaggagcttatcgaacaaaaggaccatttgtaatgtaactgggaccttttagagtgccaacagaagagttgtactgttacaccgtgtaggagcagtttggacctactcagtacttttacaccgtgtaggagcagtttggacctactcagtacttttacaccgtgtaggagcagtttggacctactcagtacttttacaccgtgtaggagcagtttggacctactcagtacttttacaccgtgtaggagcagtttggacctaccCAGTACTGTTACACtgtgtaggagcagtttggacctactcagcactgttacaccgtgtaggagcagtttggacctactcagtactgttacaccgtgtaggagcagtttggacctactcagtacttctctccacattctaccaacccagcagatgtttctactacagtgaatattaaccaatgaggtgggtcgttccacattctaccaacccaacagatgtttatactacagggaatattaaccaatgaggtgggtgtttccacattctaccaacccaacagatgtttctactacagggaatattaaccaatgaggtgggcctttacacattctaccaacccaacagatgtttctactacagggaatattaaccaatgaggtgggtgtttccacattctaccaacccaacagatgtctACTACAGTGactattaaccaatgaggtgggtcgTTCCACATtataccaacccaacagatgtttctacagTGAGTATGAACCAAAATGGAAATGTCCCTTGACTGTGTTACCCTCCCCAGCCAGCAGATGGGGATGTGCTTGTTTCAGGCAATGCTGccggtgtgacgtataatctaatGGACGGGACTcttcttcaacaacaacagcgagTTATCCACCTCCGTATCTctctagccaacatagccgaaaacATTCAAGCTCTTTGAACCGTTTCGGTGTATATTAGACACTGTGTTATAAACACACGTGTCGTATCTACTATCTAGTTACACCATTTAACTGAATATTTACGTTGTTGTTAGTCAGCTAGCTGGGTAAATTAGCAGTAGTGCTAGTCTAGTcactaatgctaactagctaacatcccgaccatgagctcactaaacgaCTCCCCCACTTCCAAAGAGtggatctgctggacggagaaagaagctctggggctgaacattgtcgtgaaagaggagaaggaagaagaagaTGTCACAGTAAAAAAAGAAGCAGAGAtcgaggctgttacagtgaaagaagaagagaaagacgttacattGACAGAAGatgaagacgcgttcagagtgaaagaggaggatgttacagtaaaagaagaggaagacgtttttggaATTAAGGAAgtgggggagattactgtcacattggaagaagaggaggagacaggagaactGATTAAAAACAGTGAGTAATATCTTAAAAAcgggtacaaactctgcagttgttgaaccgatgtgtggttttaaaggggcattcCACTGAAGGTCTACACTTGACTAGTtctgtactgtaggaattgttaaaacTACAAAGAATGGGGGGCGGCCAACAAAACGTTTATGGATCACATGCTTCCCGTTATATTTTTCACAACATTTGTAAACATCTGAATATCTCTTTCTGTAGtgctttgcttgacatcacattaaagcaaaaATCAACTCACGATgaagagacagaacagacagaatcAAGACAAGGAAGGATCATTTTGATCCTgatgaaatgtattaaaaaataattACCACATGTTATTTAAAAGAGTTAGTTTTGTTCCAATAGAATTATTTTGTTATTTAATATCAATAATATATCAACACCAAACCAttgctaagccctataatatccaaaccaaaccatagctaagccttataatatccaaaccatagctaagccctataatatccaaaccaaaccatagctaagccctataatatccacaccaaaccatagctaagccctataatatccacaccatagctaaaccctataatatccacaccatagctaagccctataatatccacaccaaaccatagctaaaccctataatatccaaaccatagctaagccctataatatccaaaaccatagctaaaccctataatatccaaaccaaaccatagctaaaccctataatatccaaaccatagctaagccctataatatccacaccatagctaagccctataatatccacaccatagctaagccctataatatccaaaccaaaccatagctaagccctataatatccacaccatagctaagccctataatattcaaaccaaaccatagctaagcactataatatccaaaccatagctaagccctataatattcaaaccaaaccatagctaagccctataatatccaaaccatagctaagccctataatattcaaaccaaaccatagctaaaccctataatatccaaaccatagctaagccctataatatccaaaccaaaccatagctaagccctataatatccacaccatagctaagccctataatatccacaccaaaccatagctaagccctataatatccaaaccatagctaagccctattatatccacaccatagctaaaccctataatatccacaccaaaccatagctaagccctataatatcaaCACCAAACCATAgataagccctataatatccaaaccatagctaagccctataatatccacaccaaaccatagctaagccctataatatccacaccatagctaaaccctataatatccacaccatagctaagccctataatatccacaccaaaccatagctaaaccctataatatccaaaccatagctaaaccctataatatccaaaccaaaccatagctaaaccctataatatccacaccattgctaaaccctataatatccaaaccatagctaagccctataatatccacaccatagctaagccctataatatccacaccatagctaagccctataatatccaaaccaaaccatagctaagccctataatatccacaccatagctaagccctataatatccacaccatagctaagccctataatatccaaaccatagctaagccgtataatatccaaaccatagctaagccctataatatccaaaccatagctgagccctataatatccacaccaaaccataactaaaccctataatatccacaccaaaccatagctaagccctataatatccacaccatagctaagccctataatatcaacaccatagctaagccctataatatccacaccatagctaagccctataatatccacaccatagctaagccctataatatctacaccatagctaaaccctataatatccacaccaaaccatagctaagccctataatatccacaccatagctaagccctataatatccaaaccaaaccatagctaagccctataatatccacaccataactaagccctataatatccacaccaaaccatagctaagccctataatatccac contains:
- the LOC120035928 gene encoding gastrula zinc finger protein XlCGF49.1-like: MREVGEITVTLEEEEEETGDLINNRERPDSHSDRGKKSPSGEPDPDAPKPVRRHHCSQCNLSFKFLWKLKQHERTHIGEKPHHCSQCGKSFTLLGNLKKHKGIHTGEKPFQCSQCGKRFSRSQELKSHEMKHTGDRPHHCSHCGKSFTQLGSLNKHKRIHTGEKPYHCSQCGKSFIQLGNLNNHNIIHTEEKPFQCFYCGKRFSRSQDLKSHEMIHTGEKPHHCSHCAKSFTQLGSLNKHKKRIHSGEKS